A region from the Brassica napus cultivar Da-Ae chromosome C8, Da-Ae, whole genome shotgun sequence genome encodes:
- the LOC106401523 gene encoding serine/threonine-protein phosphatase 6 regulatory subunit 3 isoform X1, whose translation MFWKLTSLSASSPVETILDKENFTLEELLDEEEIIQECKALNSRLINFLRDKAQVEQLLRYIVEESPDDADSKRAYKFPFISCEIFTCEIAVILKTLVEDDELMDLLFSFLEPNRSHSALLAGYFSKVVICLMVRKTAALMNYVKGHQNVFRQLVDLIGITSIMEVLVRLVGADDHVYPNFLDVMQWLADSNLLEMIVDKLKPSSPAEVQANAAETLCAISRNAPSALATQLSSSSFVARIFGHALEDSHSKSGLVHSLSVCTSLLDPRKSSASSSSMFNSYRGQPIFEAPPVPVTQETIDAMLPKLGELLMLLSVASDSTVLPTTYGELRPPLGKHRLKIVEFIAVLLRTGSEAAEKELISSGTTKRTLDLFFEYPYNNALHHQVESIILSCLENKSYLLVNYILRECNLIGKFLASDRDTNLSSDSQHTVAATGKKPPRVGYIGHITRISNKIGLLSNSNGQIKAYLQETSDWNEWQGSVLQERNTVENVNRWGCGRPTTVQDRTRDSDDDDRDYDVAALANNLSQAFRYKMYGNDDNEEDHHNALDRDDDDVYFDDESAEVVISSLRLGDDQGSLFTNSDWFTFQDNRFGSTPPDTAGSNTIEEAELNRALNANTSSSDDDEVVAGEEDNDLTRSPEESPMGFSNFNTLDKTEEAFAEQPPEWVGWGEPSSEMQVSGTGLNPFIDNDVDTPMLEVKTEPVIQNGSERSLFEEYVGVEAEGTEKAMEQAMKEGIVGEAGAMKRNMEMVEDDQKAEESLGVKEFNDNNYWKVNQEVGVLESKETA comes from the exons ATGTTCTGGAAGCTCACCTCCCTCTCTGCCTCATCTCCT GTGGAGACTATTTTAGACAAAGAAAACTTCACATTGGAAGAGCTTCTCGACGAGGAAGAGATTATTCAAGAATGCAAAGCTTTGAATAGCCGCCTCATTAATTT TCTAAGGGATAAAGCTCAAGTGGAGCAGTTACTGCGGTACATTGTGGAAGAATCTCCAGATGACGCTGATAGTAAACGCGCTTACAA gTTCCCATTCATCTCCTGCGAAATATTCACATGTGAAATCGCTGTTATTCTAAAAACTCTGGTGGAGGATGATGAA CTGATGGACTTGCTTTTTTCCTTTCTGGAACCAAACCGTTCTCATAGTGCATTGCTGGCAGGCTATTTCAGCAag GTTGTCATTTGCCTTATGGTCAGGAAGACTGCAGCGCTTATGAATTATGTAAAA GGCCATCAAAATGTTTTCCGccagttggttgatttgattgGAATAACATCCATCATGGAG GTTTTGGTTCGCTTGGTCGGGGCTGATGATCACGTCTACCCCAACTTTCTGGATGTGATGCAATGGTTGGCTGATAGCAATTTACTTGAAATGATTGTGGACAAACTTAAACCATCT AGTCCTGCGGAGGTTCAGGCAAATGCAGCAGAAACATTATGTGCGATTTCTCGGAATGCACCGTCAGCTTTAGCTACACAGCTCTCTAGCTCTAG CTTCGTTGCTAGGATATTTGGTCATGCTCTGGAAGACTCACACTCAAAATCGGGTCTAGTTCATTCGCTTTCGGTATGCACCTCTCTGTTGGATCCGAGGAAATCTTCTGCGTCATCATCATCCATGTTCAATTCTTATAGAGGTCAGCCTATTTTCGAGGCTCCTCCCGTCCCAGTGACCCAGGAGACTATTGATGCCATGCTGCCTAAACTCG GCGAATTGCTTATGCTTCTCAGTGTAGCATCTGACAGCACAGTATTGCCTACAACATATGGTGAACTGAGGCCGCCTCTTGGAAAGCATCGTCTAAAG attgtGGAGTTCATTGCAGTTCTGTTGAGAACTGGAAGTGAAGCTGCAGAGAAGGAGTTAATTAGTTCAGGAACAACTAAAAGAACACTTGATCTGTTTTTTGA GTACCCATACAATAACGCTCTGCATCATCAAGTGGAGAGTATTATACTTTCATGTTTGGAAAACAAGAGCTATTTGCTGGTTAACTATATCCTTAGAGAATGCAATCTCATTGGAAAATTCCTCGCTTCAGACAGGGATACAAATCTCTCAAGTGATAGCCAG CACACTGTAGCCGCCACTGGGAAAAAACCCCCTCGAGTTGGATATATTGGACATATCACAagaatatcaaataaaattggACTGTTGAGTAACAGCAATGGCCAGATAAAGGCATACCTTCAG GAAACCAGCGACTGGAATGAGTGGCAAGGTAGCGTTCTACAGGAGCGCAACACTGTTGAGAATGTCAACAGATGGGGATGCGG GCGACCAACTACAGTACAAGATAGGACAAGAGATAGCGATGACGATGACAGGGATTACGATGTTGCAGCTCTAGCCAATAATTTAAGCCAAGCTTTTAGATACAAAATGTATGGAAACGATGACAACGAAGAGGACCACCACAATGCTCTCGACAGAGATGATGAT GATGTTTACTTCGATGATGAATCTGCTGAAGTAGTAATCTCATCCTTGAGGCTCGGTGATGACCAAGGAAG CTTGTTTACAAATTCGGATTGGTTCACATTCCAAGACAACAGATTCGGCAGCACGCCCCCTGACACAGCAGGTTCCAATACAATAGAGGAAGCTGAACTGAACAGAGCCTTGAATGCCAACACTAGCAGCAGTGACGACGACGAGGTTGTGGCTGGAGAAGAAGACAATGATCTAACAAGGAGTCCAGAAGAGAGTCCAATGGGGTTCTCCAACTTCAACACGTTGGATAAAACCGAAGAAGCTTTTGCAGAACAGCCACCTGAATGGGTTGGGTGGGGAGAACCATCATCCGAGATGCAAGTGAGTGGCACTGGTCTGAACCCATTCATTGATAATGATGTCGACACACCAATGCTTGAGGTTAAAACCGAACCAGTGATTCAAAACGGGTCAGAAAGATCGCTGTTCGAGGAGTATGTGGGAGTGGAAGCAGAAGGGACAGAGAAAGCGATGGAGCAGGCGATGAAAGAAGGGATAGTAGGGGAAGCTGGAGCAATGAAGAGGAACATGGAGATGGTTGAGGACGACCAAAAGGCTGAGGAAAGTTTGGGAGTGAAGGAGTTTAACGATAACAACTACTGGAAAGTGAATCAAGAAGTTGGAGTTCTTGagtcaaaagaaacagcctga
- the LOC106401523 gene encoding serine/threonine-protein phosphatase 6 regulatory subunit 3 isoform X2, with amino-acid sequence MFWKLTSLSASSPVETILDKENFTLEELLDEEEIIQECKALNSRLINFLRDKAQVEQLLRYIVEESPDDADSKRAYKFPFISCEIFTCEIAVILKTLVEDDELMDLLFSFLEPNRSHSALLAGYFSKVVICLMVRKTAALMNYVKGHQNVFRQLVDLIGITSIMEVLVRLVGADDHVYPNFLDVMQWLADSNLLEMIVDKLKPSSPAEVQANAAETLCAISRNAPSALATQLSSSSFVARIFGHALEDSHSKSGLVHSLSVCTSLLDPRKSSASSSSMFNSYRGQPIFEAPPVPVTQETIDAMLPKLGELLMLLSVASDSTVLPTTYGELRPPLGKHRLKIVEFIAVLLRTGSEAAEKELISSGTTKRTLDLFFEYPYNNALHHQVESIILSCLENKSYLLVNYILRECNLIGKFLASDRDTNLSSDSQHTVAATGKKPPRVGYIGHITRISNKIGLLSNSNGQIKAYLQETSDWNEWQGSVLQERNTVENVNRWGCGRPTTVQDRTRDSDDDDRDYDVAALANNLSQAFRYKMYGNDDNEEDHHNALDRDDDDVYFDDESAEVVISSLRLGDDQACLQIRIGSHSKTTDSAARPLTQQVPIQ; translated from the exons ATGTTCTGGAAGCTCACCTCCCTCTCTGCCTCATCTCCT GTGGAGACTATTTTAGACAAAGAAAACTTCACATTGGAAGAGCTTCTCGACGAGGAAGAGATTATTCAAGAATGCAAAGCTTTGAATAGCCGCCTCATTAATTT TCTAAGGGATAAAGCTCAAGTGGAGCAGTTACTGCGGTACATTGTGGAAGAATCTCCAGATGACGCTGATAGTAAACGCGCTTACAA gTTCCCATTCATCTCCTGCGAAATATTCACATGTGAAATCGCTGTTATTCTAAAAACTCTGGTGGAGGATGATGAA CTGATGGACTTGCTTTTTTCCTTTCTGGAACCAAACCGTTCTCATAGTGCATTGCTGGCAGGCTATTTCAGCAag GTTGTCATTTGCCTTATGGTCAGGAAGACTGCAGCGCTTATGAATTATGTAAAA GGCCATCAAAATGTTTTCCGccagttggttgatttgattgGAATAACATCCATCATGGAG GTTTTGGTTCGCTTGGTCGGGGCTGATGATCACGTCTACCCCAACTTTCTGGATGTGATGCAATGGTTGGCTGATAGCAATTTACTTGAAATGATTGTGGACAAACTTAAACCATCT AGTCCTGCGGAGGTTCAGGCAAATGCAGCAGAAACATTATGTGCGATTTCTCGGAATGCACCGTCAGCTTTAGCTACACAGCTCTCTAGCTCTAG CTTCGTTGCTAGGATATTTGGTCATGCTCTGGAAGACTCACACTCAAAATCGGGTCTAGTTCATTCGCTTTCGGTATGCACCTCTCTGTTGGATCCGAGGAAATCTTCTGCGTCATCATCATCCATGTTCAATTCTTATAGAGGTCAGCCTATTTTCGAGGCTCCTCCCGTCCCAGTGACCCAGGAGACTATTGATGCCATGCTGCCTAAACTCG GCGAATTGCTTATGCTTCTCAGTGTAGCATCTGACAGCACAGTATTGCCTACAACATATGGTGAACTGAGGCCGCCTCTTGGAAAGCATCGTCTAAAG attgtGGAGTTCATTGCAGTTCTGTTGAGAACTGGAAGTGAAGCTGCAGAGAAGGAGTTAATTAGTTCAGGAACAACTAAAAGAACACTTGATCTGTTTTTTGA GTACCCATACAATAACGCTCTGCATCATCAAGTGGAGAGTATTATACTTTCATGTTTGGAAAACAAGAGCTATTTGCTGGTTAACTATATCCTTAGAGAATGCAATCTCATTGGAAAATTCCTCGCTTCAGACAGGGATACAAATCTCTCAAGTGATAGCCAG CACACTGTAGCCGCCACTGGGAAAAAACCCCCTCGAGTTGGATATATTGGACATATCACAagaatatcaaataaaattggACTGTTGAGTAACAGCAATGGCCAGATAAAGGCATACCTTCAG GAAACCAGCGACTGGAATGAGTGGCAAGGTAGCGTTCTACAGGAGCGCAACACTGTTGAGAATGTCAACAGATGGGGATGCGG GCGACCAACTACAGTACAAGATAGGACAAGAGATAGCGATGACGATGACAGGGATTACGATGTTGCAGCTCTAGCCAATAATTTAAGCCAAGCTTTTAGATACAAAATGTATGGAAACGATGACAACGAAGAGGACCACCACAATGCTCTCGACAGAGATGATGAT GATGTTTACTTCGATGATGAATCTGCTGAAGTAGTAATCTCATCCTTGAGGCTCGGTGATGACCAAG CTTGTTTACAAATTCGGATTGGTTCACATTCCAAGACAACAGATTCGGCAGCACGCCCCCTGACACAGCAGGTTCCAATACAATAG
- the LOC106400066 gene encoding uncharacterized protein LOC106400066 — protein MAIVEEPILSRLDRIDFMVKKLEERSIGKKHQSRSMEQVMEETKRKGTFLERLNNVEEQVLKLCSHYEEEFKEAKEKKTKKKKRWLRKLVDKVVGPSSPTNNHSSSWRR, from the coding sequence ATGGCTATCGTGGAAGAACCCATCCTTTCAAGATTGGACCGTATTGATTTCATGGTGAAGAAGCTAGAGGAGAGGAGCATAGGGAAAAAACATCAGAGCCGTTCGATGGAGCAAGTGATGGAGGAAACTAAACGTAAAGGAACGTTTCTAGAGAGACTAAACAACGTGGAGGAGCAAGTTCTTAAGCTCTGTTCACACTATGAGGAAGAGTTTAAGGAGGctaaggagaagaagacaaagaagaagaagagatggttGAGGAAGCTGGTTGATAAAGTTGTTGGACCTTCTTCTCCGACTAATAATCACTCCAGTAGCTGGCGCCGCTAG
- the LOC106400048 gene encoding chromatin accessibility complex protein 1 — MVSSKKPNQEKKPRSDGVNKAGGGNTRSSGSKPKKKNTNVQANAKKEPEVHEISESSSSDSAGEARRDEPVKSNGGGVEDAKMIRFPMNRIRRIMRSDNSAPQIMQDAVFLVNKATELFIERFSEEAYESSVQDKKKFIHYKHLSSVVSNDERYEFLADCVREKLKADVAMEEWERSMTDAG; from the exons ATGGTGTCGTCGAAGAAACCGAACCAGGAGAAGAAGCCGAGGAGCGATGGCGTCAACAAAGCTGGTGGTGGTAACACACGCAGCTCCGGTTCCaaaccgaagaagaagaataccAACGTACAGGCCAATGCGAAGAAGGAGCCGGAGGTTCACGAGATCTCGGAGTCTTCGAGCAGCGACTCCGCAGGAGAAGCGAGACGTGATGAGCCGGTGAAAAGCAATGGCGGAGGAGTGGAAGACGCTAAGATGATTAGGTTTCCGATGAATAGGATCCGGAGGATAATGAGAAGCGATAACTCTGCTCCTCAGATCATGCAGGACGCCGTGTTTCTTGTCAACAAGGCCACG GAATTGTTCATTGAGCGGTTTTCTGAAGAAGCTTATGAAAGTTCTGTCCAGGACAAAAAGAAATTCATCCACTACAAACATCTCT CATCTGTAGTTAGCAACGACGAGAGATACGAGTTCCTTGCGG ATTGTGTTCGTGAGAAACTAAAAGCAGACGTGGCGATGGAGGAATGGGAAAGAAGCATGACAGATGCAGGCTGA
- the LOC106400047 gene encoding elongation factor 1-alpha 1 has protein sequence MGKEKFHINIVVIGHVDSGKSTTTGHLIYKLGGIDKRVIERFEKEAAEMNKRSFKYAWVLDKLKAERERGITIDIALWKFETTKYYCTVIDAPGHRDFIKNMITGTSQADCAVLIIDSTTGGFEAGISKDGQTREHALLAFTLGVKQMICCCNKMDATTPKYSKARYDEIIKEVSSYLKKVGYNPDKIPFVPISGFEGDNMIERSTNLDWYKGPTLLEALDQINEPKRPSDKPLRLPLQDVYKIGGIGTVPVGRVETGMLKPGMVVTFAPSGLTTEVKSVEMHHESLVEALPGDNVGFNVKNVAVKDLKRGYVASNSKDDPAKGAANFTSQVIIMNHPGQIGNGYAPVLDCHTSHIAVKFSEILTKIDRRSGKEIEKEPKFLKNGDAGMVKMTPTKPMVVETFSEYPPLGRFAVRDMRQTVAVGVIKSVDKKDPTGAKVTKAAVKKGAK, from the exons ATGGGTAAAGAGAAGTTTCACATCAACATTGTGGTCATTGGCCATGTCGATTCTGGGAAATCGACTACCACTGGTCATTTGATCTACAAGCTTGGTGGTATTGACAAGCGTGTGATTGAGAGGTTCGAGAAGGAAGCTGCTGAGATGAACAAGAGGTCCTTCAAGTATGCGTGGGTGTTGGACAAATTGAAGGCTGAGCGTGAGCGTGGTATCACCATTGACATTGCTCTTTGGAAGTTTGAGACCACCAAGTACTACTGCACAGTCATTGATGCTCCTGGACATCGTGATTTCATCAAGAACATGATTACTGGTACCTCCCAGGCTGATTGTGCTGTCTTGATCATTGACTCCACCACTGGTGGTTTCGAAGCTGGTATCTCCAAGGATGGCCAGACACGTGAGCATGCTCTCCTTGCTTTCACCCTTGGTGTCAAGCAGATGATTTGCTGCTGTAACAAG ATGGATGCTACTACTCCCAAGTACTCCAAGGCTAGGTACGATGAGATTATCAAGGAGGTGTCTTCCTACTTGAAGAAGGTTGGGTACAACCCGGACAAAATCCCATTCGTCCCCATCTCTGGTTTCGAGGGTGACAACATGATTGAGAGGTCCACCAACCTTGACTGGTACAAGGGACCAACTCTCCTTGAGGCACTTGACCAGATCAACGAGCCCAAGAGGCCATCAGACAAGCCCCTCCGTCTACCACTTCAGGATGTCTACAAGATTGGTGGTATTGGAACGGTGCCAGTGGGTCGTGTTGAGACCGGTATGCTCAAGCCTGGTATGGTTGTGACCTTTGCTCCTTCTGGGTTGACCACTGAAGTTAAGTCTGTTGAGATGCACCACGAGTCTCTTGTGGAGGCACTTCCAGGTGACAATGTCGGATTCAATGTTAAAAATGTCGCTGTGAAGGATCTCAAGCGTGGTTACGTTGCATCCAACTCCAAGGATGACCCAGCTAAGGGTGCTGCTAACTTCACTTCCCAGGTCATCATCATGAACCACCCTGGTCAGATCGGAAACGGTTACGCTCCAGTTCTTGACTGCCACACTTCCCACATTGCCGTCAAGTTCTCTGAGATCCTCACCAAGATTGACAGGCGTTCTGGTAAAGAGATTGAGAAGGAGCCCAAGTTCTTGAAGAATGGGGACGCTGGTATGGTGAAGATGACTCCGACCAAGCCTATGGTTGTTGAGACCTTCTCTGAGTACCCACCTCTTGGACGTTTCGCCGTGAGGGACATGAGGCAGACTGTTGCAGTCGGTGTCATTAAGAGCGTTGACAAGAAGGACCCAACCGGAGCCAAGGTGACCAAGGCTGCCGTCAAGAAGGGTGCCAAGTGA
- the LOC111197859 gene encoding elongation factor 1-alpha 1 — MGKEKFHINIVVIGHVDSGKSTTTGHLIYKLGGIDKRVIERFEKEAAEMNKRSFKYAWVLDKLKAERERGITIDIALWKFETTKYYCTVIDAPGHRDFIKNMITGTSQADCAVLIIDSTTGGFEAGISKDGQTREHALLAFTLGVKQMICCCNKMDATTPKYSKARYDEIIKEVSSYLKKVGYNPDKIPFVPISGFEGDNMIERSTNLDWYKGPTLLEALDQINEPKRPSDKPLRLPLQDVYKIGGIGTVPVGRVETGMLKPGMVVTFAPSGLTTEVKSVEMHHESLVEALPGDNVGFNVKNVAVKDLKRGYVASNSKDDPAKGAANFTSQVIIMNHPGQIGNGYAPVLDCHTSHIAVKFSEILTKIDRRSGKEIEKEPKFLKNGDAGMVKMTPTKPMVVETFSEYPPLGRFAVRDMRQTVAVGVIKSVDKKDPTGAKVTKAAVKKGAK, encoded by the exons ATGGGTAAAGAGAAGTTTCACATCAACATTGTGGTCATTGGTCATGTCGACTCTGGAAAGTCAACCACCACTGGTCACTTGATCTACAAGCTTGGTGGGATTGACAAGCGTGTGATCGAGAGGTTCGAGAAGGAAGCTGCTGAGATGAACAAGAGGTCTTTCAAGTATGCGTGGGTGTTGGACAAATTGAAGGCTGAGCGTGAGCGTGGTATCACCATTGATATTGCTCTCTGGAAGTTCGAGACCACTAAGTACTACTGCACAGTCATTGATGCTCCTGGACATCGTGATTTCATCAAGAACATGATTACTGGTACCTCCCAGGCTGATTGTGCTGTCCTTATCATTGATTCTACCACTGGTGGTTTTGAAGCTGGTATCTCCAAGGATGGTCAGACCCGTGAGCATGCTCTTCTTGCTTTCACCCTTGGTGTCAAGCAGATGATTTGCTGCTGTAACAAG ATGGATGCTACTACCCCTAAGTACTCCAAGGCTAGGTACGATGAGATTATCAAGGAGGTGTCTTCCTACTTGAAGAAGGTTGGGTACAACCCGGACAAAATCCCATTCGTCCCCATCTCTGGTTTCGAGGGTGACAACATGATTGAGAGGTCCACCAACCTTGACTGGTACAAGGGACCAACTCTCCTTGAGGCACTTGACCAGATCAACGAGCCTAAGAGGCCATCAGACAAGCCCCTCCGTCTACCACTTCAGGATGTCTACAAGATTGGTGGTATTGGAACGGTGCCAGTGGGTCGTGTTGAAACCGGTATGCTCAAACCTGGTATGGTTGTCACCTTTGCTCCTTCAGGGTTGACCACTGAGGTTAAGTCTGTTGAGATGCACCACGAGTCTCTTGTGGAGGCACTTCCAGGTGACAACGTCGGATTCAATGTCAAGAATGTTGCTGTGAAGGATCTCAAGCGTGGGTATGTTGCATCCAACTCCAAGGATGACCCTGCCAAGGGTGCTGCCAACTTCACTTCCCAGGTCATCATCATGAACCACCCGGGTCAGATTGGTAACGGTTACGCTCCAGTTCTTGACTGCCACACTTCCCACATTGCCGTCAAGTTCTCTGAGATCCTCACCAAGATTGACAGGCGTTCTGGTAAAGAGATCGAGAAAGAGCCGAAGTtcttgaagaatggagatgcTGGTATGGTGAAGATGACTCCAACCAAGCCAATGGTTGTTGAGACCTTCTCTGAGTACCCACCTCTTGGACGTTTCGCCGTGAGGGACATGAGGCAGACTGTTGCAGTCGGTGTTATCAAGAGCGTTGACAAGAAGGACCCAACCGGAGCCAAGGTTACCAAGGCTGCGGTCAAGAAGGGTGCCAAGTGA